TACCTGGTAATATTCATTCTGTTCATTTTTTCCATAATCCCTTCCCTTGTCAGCGCCTCATCGATTACGGGAGGTAATGATGTGATCGAGAGATCGGGTCGCGATGGTGCTCATCAGATCACTTTTATCGATCTCGACCATAGGATCAGCGGGGATGGCTGGCTTACAGGATGGTCCTTTTTCGCGGACTATGACGTCCCCGGCGCGACAAGCGATTCCAGGCAGGTGAAGCTGAAGATTTTCCGGGAAAACGGCGGAAATTATGATCTTGTGGGGCAAAGTGACATGGTTACGGTGAGTGAATGGGATAAAGTCTACTCCTTTTCTCTCCCTAACATTCCCGTTAAACAAGATGACATCATCGGTTGGTATTACCCGGACCAGGCCTGGCCGGGCGGAGTGATATCCTATGAATCCGGAACGGGGACAAATACACGCTGGACTGTCTGGCCCGATCCCGAGGGCGAAATCACCGGATCGGTTCTCAAGACCCGTTTCTCCGCTGGTGGCGAAGGACGTCTGTATTCCATCCGGGTCGAAGGAACGGATGTGAATCCGGTTCCCCTGCCCCCCGCCATGTACCTCCTTGGGTCCGGATTGATAGGTTTGGCGTGGGTCAGAAACAGGT
The Syntrophus gentianae genome window above contains:
- a CDS encoding PEP-CTERM sorting domain-containing protein; its protein translation is MIERSGRDGAHQITFIDLDHRISGDGWLTGWSFFADYDVPGATSDSRQVKLKIFRENGGNYDLVGQSDMVTVSEWDKVYSFSLPNIPVKQDDIIGWYYPDQAWPGGVISYESGTGTNTRWTVWPDPEGEITGSVLKTRFSAGGEGRLYSIRVEGTDVNPVPLPPAMYLLGSGLIGLAWVRNRFHK